In Paenibacillus hexagrammi, the following are encoded in one genomic region:
- a CDS encoding carbohydrate ABC transporter permease has protein sequence MRTRSLPRLLFVVLMTFLVLAELFPLVWLLNFSLLRSGDFFGSSILKWPNPPMWRNYADAFKGAHITLLFMNSLLVVFLSIGLIIACSIPMGYAFTRMRWKLRGVCFSFIMAGMIVPIYSTLLPNFILFKETGILNSYLSLILPYAAFAIPVSLFIITGFLETIPRALEEAAVMDGLGIPGMIVQIILPLLKPAIATVAVLAFLNCWNEFIMAVTYIDKDTLRTLPFAVVYFMGQYSSNYGAQFAVLAIIAIPSILMYLLFTDQITRGVTAGAVKG, from the coding sequence ATGAGAACTCGATCGCTTCCCCGTCTGCTGTTTGTTGTGTTGATGACGTTCCTTGTCTTGGCAGAGCTGTTTCCGCTGGTATGGCTGCTTAACTTTTCACTGTTGAGAAGCGGGGATTTCTTTGGCTCCAGCATTCTGAAATGGCCGAATCCTCCTATGTGGAGGAACTACGCGGATGCGTTTAAGGGAGCACATATTACGCTGCTGTTTATGAACAGCTTGCTCGTAGTCTTCCTATCCATTGGATTGATCATTGCCTGCTCCATTCCGATGGGATACGCCTTTACAAGGATGCGTTGGAAGCTGCGGGGCGTTTGTTTTTCTTTCATCATGGCGGGCATGATCGTTCCGATCTACTCCACTTTGCTGCCTAATTTTATTCTTTTCAAAGAAACAGGCATTCTGAATTCGTATCTGTCACTCATTTTGCCTTATGCTGCATTCGCGATTCCGGTTAGCCTGTTCATCATCACGGGTTTTCTGGAAACGATTCCACGTGCGCTCGAAGAAGCCGCCGTCATGGACGGGCTCGGCATTCCCGGGATGATTGTACAAATCATCCTGCCGCTATTGAAGCCGGCTATTGCGACTGTTGCTGTTCTTGCCTTTCTGAACTGCTGGAACGAATTCATTATGGCTGTTACTTATATCGACAAGGATACCTTACGGACGCTTCCGTTTGCCGTCGTGTATTTCATGGGGCAGTATTCTTCGAACTATGGCGCGCAGTTTGCCGTATTGGCGATCATCGCAATTCCGTCGATCTTGATGTATTTGTTGTTCACGGATCAAATCACCAGGGGCGTCACCGCAGGTGCGGTGAAGGGTTAA